Below is a genomic region from Desulfonauticus submarinus.
AGAGTAAAGAAATTTTTATTATTGGATTGAAAAAGATATGAGAAAGTAATTATTTAAAAAGTTGAAATTAATATTTTTAGGAGGCAAATACATGGCAGGACATAGTAAATGGCATAATATTCAGCATCGAAAAAGCAGGCAGGATGCTAAAAAGAGTAAAATTTTTACTAAAGTTACTAAGGAAATTGTTTTAGCAGCTAAGGCTGGTGGAGGAAATCCAGAGACCAATCCCCGTTTGAGAGCTGCGATAGAGGCTGCTAGGAGTGTTAATTTACCTAAAGATAAAATAGAGACAGCAATTAAAAAAGGTACGGGTGAATTGGGAGGAGATAATATTGAAGAAGTTATTTATGAAGGATATGGGCCCGGTGGAGTGGCGATTTTAATAGAAGCTGCTACTGATAACAGGAATAGAACTGTGGCTGAACTTAGGCATATACTTTCTAAAAATGGCGGCTCAATGGGAGAATCTGGATGCGTTGCCTGGATGTTTGAGAAGAAGGGAGTGTTTTCTTTTGCTAAGGATAAATATAGCGAAGAGGAACTTTTAGAAATTGGATTAGAAGCAGGTATTGAAGATATAGAAGATGATGGAGATGTATGGCAAGTTAAGTGTGATCCTAAGGATTTTTCAAAGGTAAAAGCTTATTTTGATGAACAAGAAGTAAAATATATAGAAGCACAACTTACTATGATCCCTCAAAATACTGTAGAAGTAGACGTAGAAACAGGACAAAAACTTTTAAAGCTTTATGATGCATTAGATGATCATGATGATGTGCAAAACGTATATGCTAATTTTGAATTGCCTGATGAACTTTTAAATGAGTTAGGATAAGTATGTTAATTTTGGGTTTAGACCCTGGCTCTAGATGTATGGGGATAGGCTTAATTGAGGAACAAGAGGCTGGTTTGAGGTTGATTTTAGCCAAGGCCATCTATCCCCCTAAAGGTAATGATTTGGGAGAAAAATTAGGTTTTATTTTTAAAGAATTGGTAGAATTAATAGATACATTTCAACCCAAAGAAGTAGCTATAGAGGATGTTTTTTTTGCTACCAATGCTAGGTCAGCTTTAAAATTGGGCCAAGTAAGAGGAGCAGCAGTTGCAGCGTGTGCGTGGAAAAATATTCCAGTATTTTCCTATGAACCGACTAAAGTTAAACAGAGTGTAGTTGGTGTTGGTAGGGCTAGTAAAGAACAGGTAAGTTTTATGGTAAAACAAATTCTCAAAGTAAAGGATAATTGGCCTCTAGATGTGAGTGATGCTTTGGCTGTTGCTATTGCTCACCTTAATACTAGACGTTTTAATAAAATGGTTCAAAGCAAGTGATAGCATATTTAAAGGGAAAGCTCCTTTTTATCTCTCCAGATAGTGTTATTTTAGCTGTTCAAGGAGTTGGATATGAGGTGTTTTTACCTACAAGGATTTTAAGCCAATTAGAGCAAGGTCAAGATGTAGAGTTATTTACCTACACAGTAGTGCGAGAGGATGTTTTAGATTTGTATGGTTTTTTATCTTGGCAAGAACGGTCTACCTTTGCTACTTTACTTTCTATTCCTAAAATAGGGCCTAAGTTAGGTTTAGCCATCTTAAATAAATTTACACCTGAAGATTTAGCTCAGATTGTTTTTAGAGAAGATGTGTCTAGGTTGGCTTCTGTGCCTGGTATTGGAGCTAAGACAGCTAAAAAAATATTTTTAGATCTCAAAGATAAATTGAAAATTTCTAATGTAGAAGATAGGTTTGCTCCTATTGAATCGGGAGATAAAGGGTCTATTTTAACAGATACTTTAGAAGCTTTGAAAGGACTTGGTTATACGGAAGAAGAAGTGTTACCTCTAATTAAAGAAGTATTAGCGCAAGATGAAAGTCTAGATGTATCTTTGTTGATTCGGGAAGTGTTAAAGAAAAAAGCAAATTTAAAAACCTAAAAATTATAGGTAATTATTAGTTTTATGAAATCTGGCATAGAAGATAATATTCGTCCTCAATCTTTAGATGAGTTTATTGGTCAAGAAGATGTTTGTAATAACTTAAAAGTTTATATCCAAGCAGCTAGAGAAAGAGGCCAACATTTAGATCATACGTTACTTTATGGAAATCCTGGACTGGGAAAAACTACCTTGGCTTATATTATGGCTAAGGAGTTGGGGGTAAATATC
It encodes:
- the ruvA gene encoding Holliday junction branch migration protein RuvA, with translation MIAYLKGKLLFISPDSVILAVQGVGYEVFLPTRILSQLEQGQDVELFTYTVVREDVLDLYGFLSWQERSTFATLLSIPKIGPKLGLAILNKFTPEDLAQIVFREDVSRLASVPGIGAKTAKKIFLDLKDKLKISNVEDRFAPIESGDKGSILTDTLEALKGLGYTEEEVLPLIKEVLAQDESLDVSLLIREVLKKKANLKT
- a CDS encoding YebC/PmpR family DNA-binding transcriptional regulator, whose product is MAGHSKWHNIQHRKSRQDAKKSKIFTKVTKEIVLAAKAGGGNPETNPRLRAAIEAARSVNLPKDKIETAIKKGTGELGGDNIEEVIYEGYGPGGVAILIEAATDNRNRTVAELRHILSKNGGSMGESGCVAWMFEKKGVFSFAKDKYSEEELLEIGLEAGIEDIEDDGDVWQVKCDPKDFSKVKAYFDEQEVKYIEAQLTMIPQNTVEVDVETGQKLLKLYDALDDHDDVQNVYANFELPDELLNELG
- the ruvC gene encoding crossover junction endodeoxyribonuclease RuvC, whose product is MLILGLDPGSRCMGIGLIEEQEAGLRLILAKAIYPPKGNDLGEKLGFIFKELVELIDTFQPKEVAIEDVFFATNARSALKLGQVRGAAVAACAWKNIPVFSYEPTKVKQSVVGVGRASKEQVSFMVKQILKVKDNWPLDVSDALAVAIAHLNTRRFNKMVQSK